One window of Nostoc sp. C052 genomic DNA carries:
- the metG gene encoding methionine--tRNA ligase, whose translation MNLVNKTTNTFALTTPLYYVNDVPHIGSAYTTIAADVVARFQRLLGNQVLLITGTDEHGQKIQRSAESLGKAPQEFCDEIVPSFVSLWQLLDIQYDRFSRTTAPRHQAIVKEFFERVWESGDIYQGQQQGWYCVSCEEFKEERDLLEGHRCPIHTNKEVEWRDEQNYFFRLSKYQNKLTEFYQSTPDFIQPESRRNEVLSFVNQGLQDFSISRINLDWGFPVPVDPKHTLYVWFDALLGYVTALLEPDAEPTLENALKTWWPINLHLIGKDILRFHAVYWPAMLLSADLPLPGQVFGHGFLTKDGLKMGKSLGNTLDPVALVKRYGSDAVRYYFLKEIEFGKDGDFNEVRFINVLNADLANDLGNLLNRTLNMVKKYCAENNVPSIGNEAIPDENPLKATGLRLGEQVKQAYQELAFNQACGAILSLVQASNKFIDEQAPWSLYKQGQQESVEKVLYAVLESVRLAAYLLSPIIPNISSDIYQQLGFGINFNDQKQSSVTAPFAIHATWGILSSKQPLGTSQPVFKRIEAPKND comes from the coding sequence ATGAATCTAGTGAATAAAACAACAAACACATTTGCGCTGACCACACCTCTATATTATGTAAATGATGTACCCCATATAGGTAGTGCTTACACGACGATCGCAGCCGATGTCGTGGCGCGATTTCAGAGACTACTGGGAAATCAGGTATTACTAATTACAGGTACAGATGAGCATGGGCAAAAAATTCAGCGATCGGCAGAAAGTTTAGGCAAAGCACCGCAAGAATTTTGCGATGAAATTGTCCCTAGCTTCGTGAGTTTATGGCAGTTACTAGACATTCAATACGATCGCTTTAGTCGAACCACTGCACCTCGTCATCAAGCGATCGTCAAAGAATTCTTTGAGCGAGTCTGGGAATCTGGTGATATTTACCAGGGACAACAACAAGGCTGGTACTGCGTATCCTGCGAAGAATTCAAAGAAGAACGGGATCTACTTGAAGGACACCGTTGCCCAATTCATACTAACAAAGAAGTGGAGTGGCGAGACGAGCAAAACTATTTTTTCCGCTTATCCAAATATCAAAATAAGCTGACAGAATTTTATCAATCTACACCGGATTTTATTCAACCAGAAAGTCGGCGTAACGAAGTCCTCAGCTTTGTAAATCAAGGGCTACAAGACTTTTCAATTTCGCGGATAAATCTAGATTGGGGTTTTCCCGTACCAGTCGATCCCAAGCACACCCTTTATGTCTGGTTTGACGCGCTGCTAGGTTATGTCACAGCATTACTAGAACCAGACGCAGAACCAACTTTAGAAAATGCTTTAAAAACATGGTGGCCGATTAATTTGCACCTAATTGGTAAAGATATTCTCCGCTTCCATGCAGTTTACTGGCCAGCAATGCTGTTGTCGGCTGACTTACCCTTGCCAGGGCAAGTATTTGGGCATGGCTTTTTGACCAAAGATGGTCTAAAGATGGGCAAAAGTCTGGGTAACACCCTTGATCCTGTTGCGTTAGTTAAACGCTATGGTAGTGATGCCGTTCGTTATTACTTCCTTAAGGAAATCGAATTTGGTAAGGATGGAGATTTTAATGAAGTTAGGTTCATTAATGTTTTGAATGCAGATTTGGCAAATGATTTAGGTAATTTGCTCAATCGCACCTTGAACATGGTGAAGAAGTACTGCGCTGAGAATAATGTCCCATCAATCGGCAATGAAGCGATTCCTGACGAAAATCCTTTGAAAGCAACTGGTTTACGTCTAGGGGAACAGGTGAAACAAGCATACCAGGAGCTAGCTTTCAATCAAGCCTGCGGGGCTATCCTTTCACTAGTGCAAGCTAGTAATAAGTTTATTGATGAACAAGCACCTTGGTCATTATATAAACAGGGACAGCAGGAGTCGGTGGAAAAAGTTCTCTACGCAGTTCTAGAATCAGTTAGACTGGCAGCTTATCTGCTATCCCCAATTATTCCGAACATCAGTAGCGATATTTATCAGCAGTTGGGCTTCGGAATAAACTTTAACGATCAAAAACAAAGTTCAGTTACCGCTCCTTTTGCCATCCATGCCACATGGGGAATACTATCTAGTAAACAACCTTTGGGTACATCCCAACCGGTTTTTAAGCGAATAGAAGCCCCGAAAAACGATTAG